In the genome of Quercus robur chromosome 3, dhQueRobu3.1, whole genome shotgun sequence, one region contains:
- the LOC126717851 gene encoding F-box/LRR-repeat protein At5g63520-like isoform X2, with protein MGKASASSSSSSRTRSETNKSSKTHRTTTSTSTSTCTVWFELINDDVLQKILEKLPALSFASAACVSKTWNQLCNRILSRPKISSALSLNPSPHIAVQEVFDKVLSRPIRPHFAIANIGSRFRLFEAFGFWLITKRLGSNTPFIISVAGGIIGRDALTNEFKEVMWGDITSDSDDEVGEYIEDINDGIVLTVGYVPGLKVEAMPKATPLLRIVKEPQVAMFDKFVKDIKDFKASVSRCISPAGIIMSGEGPVDLKPVIDLLAC; from the exons ATGGGTAAGGCATCGGCATCGTCATCGTCGTCGTCGAGGACGAGGAGCGAGACCAACAAAAGTAGTAAAACGCACCGTACTACTACATCAACATCTACATCTACATGTACAGTGTGGTTTGAGCTGATAAACGATGACGTATTGCAGAAGATTCTAGAGAAGCTACCGGCGTTATCGTTCGCATCGGCGGCGTGCGTTAGCAAAACCTGGAACCAACTCTGCAATCGCATCCTCTCTCGCCCTAAGATCTcttctgctctctctctcaacccttCCCCTCAT attGCTGTACAAGAGGTTTTTGATAAGGTGCTGTCGAGGCCGATTCGACCGCATTTCGCTATAGCAAATATTGGCAGCAGATTCAGACTCTTTGAGGCCTTTGGCTTTTGGCTT ATAACAAAAAGATTGGGATCAAATACTCCGTTTATTATTTCTGTTGCTGGTGGAATAATTGGAAGGGATGCTCTTACCAATGAATTTAAAGAG GTCATGTGGGGAGATATTACTAGTGATTCAGATGATGAAGTTGGTGAGTATATAGAAGATATAAATGATGGCATTGTTTTGACAGTAGGTTATGTACCAGGATTAAAAGTTGAGGCTATGCCTAAGGCTACCCCACTTCTACGAATAGTAAAG GAACCTCAAGTGGCAATGTTTGACAAGTTTGTGAAGGATATTAAGGATTTCAAAGCTTCTGTTTCGCGTTGTATATCCCCAGCTGGGATCATAATGTCTGGA GAAGGACCTGTGGACTTGAAACCTGTTATTGATTTGTTGG CGTGTTAG
- the LOC126717851 gene encoding F-box/LRR-repeat protein At5g63520-like isoform X1, with amino-acid sequence MGKASASSSSSSRTRSETNKSSKTHRTTTSTSTSTCTVWFELINDDVLQKILEKLPALSFASAACVSKTWNQLCNRILSRPKISSALSLNPSPHIAVQEVFDKVLSRPIRPHFAIANIGSRFRLFEAFGFWLITKRLGSNTPFIISVAGGIIGRDALTNEFKEVMWGDITSDSDDEVGEYIEDINDGIVLTVGYVPGLKVEAMPKATPLLRIVKEPQVAMFDKFVKDIKDFKASVSRCISPAGIIMSGEGPVDLKPVIDLLGNGWLPLVDERFLLLPVTWGRVISSKFVL; translated from the exons ATGGGTAAGGCATCGGCATCGTCATCGTCGTCGTCGAGGACGAGGAGCGAGACCAACAAAAGTAGTAAAACGCACCGTACTACTACATCAACATCTACATCTACATGTACAGTGTGGTTTGAGCTGATAAACGATGACGTATTGCAGAAGATTCTAGAGAAGCTACCGGCGTTATCGTTCGCATCGGCGGCGTGCGTTAGCAAAACCTGGAACCAACTCTGCAATCGCATCCTCTCTCGCCCTAAGATCTcttctgctctctctctcaacccttCCCCTCAT attGCTGTACAAGAGGTTTTTGATAAGGTGCTGTCGAGGCCGATTCGACCGCATTTCGCTATAGCAAATATTGGCAGCAGATTCAGACTCTTTGAGGCCTTTGGCTTTTGGCTT ATAACAAAAAGATTGGGATCAAATACTCCGTTTATTATTTCTGTTGCTGGTGGAATAATTGGAAGGGATGCTCTTACCAATGAATTTAAAGAG GTCATGTGGGGAGATATTACTAGTGATTCAGATGATGAAGTTGGTGAGTATATAGAAGATATAAATGATGGCATTGTTTTGACAGTAGGTTATGTACCAGGATTAAAAGTTGAGGCTATGCCTAAGGCTACCCCACTTCTACGAATAGTAAAG GAACCTCAAGTGGCAATGTTTGACAAGTTTGTGAAGGATATTAAGGATTTCAAAGCTTCTGTTTCGCGTTGTATATCCCCAGCTGGGATCATAATGTCTGGA GAAGGACCTGTGGACTTGAAACCTGTTATTGATTTGTTGG GTAATGGATGGCTTCCTTTGGTCGATGAAAGATTTTTACTATTACCAGTGACTTGGGGTAGAGTGATAAGTAGCAAGTTTGTGCTTTAG
- the LOC126717850 gene encoding pentatricopeptide repeat-containing protein At5g13770, chloroplastic-like, whose amino-acid sequence MAISSYSDWSLACIHSRSHRNSHILTLIPTCKTLPFFPAISCSKVQNFQFKTTGCSSPILEEGQEASSNLPVIELNVPFQDSKQNPVQDSAKLNDFLRGLFGSPQTEDLAFEYYEKMKGSPEFRPEKSTLKHVIRYLLRSKKWRMILVVCDDFKNYNVLPDSSTCSKLVSSCIRARKFKIVETLLEVFKSNGKVSVLAFGSAIRGYNKLHMYRSTIVALGKMRSAGVVLDSECSCHIMEAYMRLGDSDKVVELFCELESSQLDFYSSPFCTRIYGTLIESLGKSGRAFEALEYFKEMTRKGISKDSSVYSSLICSFASLREVKVAEDLFEEGKSKQMLRDPGLYLKLVLMYVKEGLMEKTLEIVKAMKSSKLKISDCIFCAIVNGFSKKRGFLAAVKVYEELISQGCEPGQVTYSSVINAYCHLGLYSKAEMLFSEMEQKGFDKCVVAYSSMIVMYGKTGRPKDAMRLLAKMKERGCEPNVWIYNSLMEMHGKANNLRQVEKLWKEMKRRKVAPDKVSYTSVISAYSKAKEFETCLRYYNEFRINGGEIDKVMAGIMVGVFSRSSRIDELVKLLRDMKSEGTRLDGRLYRSSMNALRDSGLQVEAKWLQEYFAKMYLD is encoded by the coding sequence ATGGCCATTTCCTCTTATTCAGACTGGTCTTTAGCTTGCATTCACTCTCGCAGTCACAGAAATTCCCACATATTAACTTTGATCCCAACATGCAAAACCCTTCCCTTTTTCCCTGCAATTTCATGCTCAAAAGTCCAAAATTTTCAGTTCAAAACCACAGGTTGCTCTTCTCCAATATTAGAAGAGGGCCAAGAGGCCTCTAGCAACTTGCCAGTGATCGAGTTGAATGTACCGTTTCAAGATTCTAAGCAAAACCCAGTACAAGATTCTGCAAAATTAAATGATTTCTTACGTGGGTTATTTGGAAGTCCTCAAACCGAGGATCTTGCTTTCGAGTACtatgaaaaaatgaaaggaagCCCAGAATTTAGACCGGAGAAATCAACTTTAAAGCATGTAATCAGGTATTTGTTACGTTCAAAGAAATGGCGTATGATTTTAGTAGTTTGTGATGATTTCAAGAACTACAATGTGTTGCCTGATAGTTCCACTTGTTCAAAATTGGTTAGTAGTTGCATtagagctagaaaattcaaaattgttgagACTTTGCTTGAAGTTTTCAAATCTAATGGTAAAGTCAGTGTATTGGCCTTTGGTTCTGCAATTAGAGGCTATAACAAGCTTCATATGTATAGAAGCACCATTGTAGCATTGGGGAAAATGAGATCTGCTGGAGTTGTTCTGGATTCTGAATGTTCATGCCATATTATGGAAGCTTATATGAGACTTGGTGATTCTGATAAAGtggttgaattgttttgtgaaTTAGAAAGTAGTCAACTAGATTTTTATTCATCACCATTTTGCACTCGTATATATGGGACTCTAATTGAGTCTCTAGGCAAATCAGGAAGAGCTTTTGAAGCTCTTGAATACTTCAAAGAAATGACAAGGAAAGGAATTTCCAAGGATTCTTCGGTTTACTCTTCTTTGATTTGTTCTTTTGCAAGCTTGCGAGAAGTAAAGGTGGCCGAAGATCTTTTTGAAGAAGGGAAAAGCAAACAAATGTTGAGAGATCCCGGGCTGTACTTAAAACTAGTGTTGATGTATGTGAAAGAAGGACTAATGGAGAAGACACTTGAAATTGTTAAAGCAATGAAAAGTTCAAAGTTAAAAATTTCTGATTGTATATTCTGTGCAATTGTCAATGGCTTCTCAAAGAAAAGAGGATTTCTAGCTGCAGTTAAGGTATATGAAGAGCTAATTTCTCAGGGATGTGAACCAGGACAAGTTACATACTCCTCGGTTATAAATGCATATTGTCATCTTGGGCTCTATTCGAAAGCAGAAATGTTATTTTCAGAGATGGAACAAAAGGGGTTTGATAAGTGTGTTGTGGCTTATTCTAGCATGATTGTAATGTATGGCAAAACGGGGAGGCCTAAAGATGCAATGAGGCTTTTGGCCAAGATGAAAGAAAGAGGGTGTGAACCAAATGTTTGGATTTACAATTCTTTGATGGAAATGCATGGAAAGGCCAATAATTTAAGGCAGGTTGAGAAGCTATGGAAGGAGATGAAGCGAAGAAAGGTTGCACCAGATAAGGTTAGTTACACTAGTGTTATTAGTGCTTATAGTAAAGCCAAGGAGTTTGAGACGTGCCTGAGATATTACAATGAGTTTAGGATCAATGGGGGTGAGATTGACAAGGTCATGGCTGGAATTATGGTTGGAGTTTTTTCAAGGAGTAGTCGGATCGATGAGTTGGTGAAGCTTTTACGGGATATGAAATCTGAAGGAACACGATTAGATGGGAGGCTTTATCGATCATCGATGAATGCATTGAGGGATTCTGGGTTGCAAGTGGAAGCCAAATGGTTGCAGGAGTATTTTGCCAAAATGTACTTAGATTGA